One genomic segment of Novisyntrophococcus fermenticellae includes these proteins:
- a CDS encoding glycogen/starch/alpha-glucan phosphorylase: MEERLQNILLERFGRDIDSCTKEEIFAALLIITREETSNLPENEGKKKLYYISAEFLIGKLLSNNLINLGLYEEVEQTLARHGLKLCEIEEIEMEPSLGNGGLGRLAACFLDSIATLGLPGDGIGLNYHFGLFRQQFVNNKQKETKNPWITRDSWLMRKPVTFTVPFKNFSMQSVLYDIDVPGYGSGCNRLHLFDVDSVDESIVPEDSIDFDKYQIQKNLTLFLYPDDSDDAGRMLRIYQQYFMVSNGAQLILKECEEKGHDIHRLYDYVVIQINDTHPSMVIPELIRLLIQRGFSMDEAIEVVSKTCAYTNHTILAEALEKWPMAYLEQVVPHLLPIIRELDSRVRAKCKDETTYIIDEKKRVHMAHMDIHYGFSVNGVAALHTEILKNTELKNFYKLYPKKFNNKTNGITFRRWLLHCNRELTAYMESLIGSGFKTDARELEKLLDFQKEKRVLNQLADIKLQKKKEFREYLYETQNILVDEHSIFDVQVKRLHEYKRQQMNALYAIYKYLDIKKGNRPATPITLIFGAKAAPAYVIAKDIIHLILCLQQLIEHNPEVRPYFRVLMLENYNVSKAAKVIPAANISEQISLASKEASGTGNMKFMLNGAVTLGTEDGANVEIEELVGEENIYIFGKRPQDVIDLYEEEAYCSKDIYEEDELIHELVDFIIGDELKAIGDEENLKRLHKELISKDWFMTLLDTREYIKTKEKVYADYEDQLEWNRKALVNIAKAGFFSSDRTIEQYNQDIWHLS, from the coding sequence ATGGAAGAAAGATTGCAGAATATTTTACTTGAGCGTTTTGGGAGAGATATTGATTCTTGTACAAAGGAGGAAATTTTTGCAGCACTGCTGATTATCACCAGAGAGGAGACTTCCAATCTCCCTGAAAATGAAGGAAAGAAGAAGCTTTACTATATTTCTGCGGAATTTCTGATTGGTAAGCTTTTGTCCAACAATCTGATTAATCTGGGACTCTACGAGGAGGTGGAGCAGACACTGGCCAGGCATGGCTTAAAGCTATGCGAAATTGAGGAGATAGAGATGGAACCTTCTCTTGGAAATGGGGGGCTGGGACGCCTTGCTGCCTGCTTTTTGGATTCGATAGCCACTTTAGGCCTGCCGGGAGACGGAATCGGGCTCAATTACCATTTTGGCCTGTTTCGTCAGCAATTTGTGAACAATAAGCAGAAAGAGACAAAAAATCCATGGATTACACGAGACAGCTGGCTGATGCGCAAGCCGGTTACATTTACGGTTCCCTTTAAAAATTTCTCCATGCAGTCTGTACTGTATGATATCGATGTGCCGGGCTATGGATCCGGATGTAACAGACTGCACTTATTTGACGTGGACTCGGTGGATGAAAGTATCGTACCGGAAGACAGTATCGACTTTGATAAGTACCAGATTCAGAAGAACCTGACATTATTTCTTTACCCGGATGACTCCGATGATGCAGGGCGTATGCTCAGAATCTATCAGCAGTATTTTATGGTCAGCAATGGTGCACAGTTGATTTTAAAAGAGTGTGAAGAGAAGGGGCATGATATTCACAGGCTGTATGATTATGTGGTGATACAGATCAACGACACCCATCCTTCCATGGTGATTCCGGAATTAATACGCCTGCTTATACAAAGAGGTTTCTCCATGGATGAGGCAATTGAGGTTGTGAGTAAGACTTGTGCTTACACAAATCATACGATTCTGGCTGAAGCACTGGAAAAGTGGCCGATGGCTTATCTGGAACAGGTGGTACCTCATCTGCTTCCAATCATCAGGGAACTGGATAGCAGAGTGCGGGCAAAATGTAAAGATGAAACCACATATATTATTGATGAAAAAAAGCGCGTACACATGGCCCATATGGATATCCACTATGGCTTTTCCGTAAACGGGGTAGCTGCACTGCATACGGAGATTTTAAAAAACACAGAACTGAAGAACTTTTATAAACTATATCCAAAGAAATTTAATAATAAAACAAATGGGATTACCTTCCGCCGGTGGCTGCTTCACTGTAACCGGGAACTTACTGCCTATATGGAAAGCTTGATTGGCAGCGGATTTAAGACGGATGCAAGGGAGCTGGAGAAGCTGCTGGATTTCCAGAAGGAGAAACGTGTCCTGAATCAGCTGGCCGATATCAAACTGCAGAAGAAAAAAGAGTTCAGGGAATATCTGTATGAAACACAGAACATTCTGGTGGATGAACATTCTATTTTTGACGTTCAGGTAAAACGTCTGCACGAATACAAACGCCAGCAGATGAATGCTTTATACGCAATTTATAAATATCTGGACATTAAAAAGGGCAATAGGCCGGCCACGCCAATCACCCTTATTTTCGGTGCCAAAGCGGCTCCGGCATATGTAATAGCAAAGGATATTATTCATCTGATTCTCTGTCTGCAGCAGCTGATTGAACATAACCCAGAAGTCAGGCCATACTTCCGGGTGCTGATGCTTGAAAACTACAATGTATCAAAAGCGGCAAAGGTGATTCCGGCAGCCAATATCTCTGAGCAGATTTCACTGGCCTCCAAAGAGGCCTCCGGAACGGGTAACATGAAGTTCATGCTGAACGGCGCTGTGACCCTGGGTACGGAAGACGGGGCGAATGTGGAAATCGAAGAGCTTGTGGGAGAGGAGAATATCTATATCTTCGGAAAACGTCCGCAGGATGTCATAGATTTATACGAGGAAGAAGCTTACTGCTCAAAGGATATCTATGAAGAAGATGAACTGATTCATGAGCTGGTGGATTTTATCATCGGTGATGAGCTGAAGGCAATTGGCGATGAAGAGAACCTGAAGCGCCTGCATAAGGAGCTGATCAGTAAAGACTGGTTTATGACCCTGCTGGATACGAGGGAATATATAAAGACAAAGGAAAAGGTATATGCAGATTACGAAGACCAGTTGGAGTGGAATAGAAAAGCGCTTGTTAATATCGCAAAGGCGGGATTCTTTTCTTCTGACCGGACAATTGAACAGTACAATCAGGATATCTGGCATCTGAGTTAA
- the proC gene encoding pyrroline-5-carboxylate reductase produces the protein MKKSIGFIGSGNMGSAIIGGIISSHLVSPSDITAADISPSALESLREKFGIHTSSDNLHVAAHSDILFLSVKPNIYPVVIKEIKESIRENTIIVAIAAGQSIEKIEALFERDIKLAKVMPNTPALVGAGMAAISPNKFLDEEELTDVLEIFKSLGKAEVVPEHLMDVVTGISGSSPAYVYMFIEAMADAAVAEGMPRALAYEFSAQAVLGSAKMVLDTNQHPGALKDMVCSPGGTTIAAVCELERKGMRDAVISAVKVCTEKSREMGRS, from the coding sequence ATGAAAAAATCAATTGGTTTTATCGGAAGCGGAAATATGGGAAGTGCGATTATAGGAGGTATTATTTCCTCTCATCTGGTCTCACCCTCTGACATTACGGCAGCAGATATCTCGCCGTCTGCACTTGAGAGCCTGAGAGAGAAATTTGGAATTCATACCTCATCGGATAATCTCCACGTGGCTGCTCACTCGGATATCTTATTTTTATCTGTAAAGCCGAATATATACCCCGTTGTAATTAAAGAAATAAAAGAAAGTATAAGAGAAAACACCATCATAGTAGCAATCGCTGCAGGGCAGTCCATAGAAAAAATCGAAGCGCTTTTCGAACGGGATATTAAACTGGCAAAAGTAATGCCTAATACCCCCGCTCTGGTGGGTGCAGGAATGGCCGCCATAAGTCCTAATAAATTTCTTGATGAGGAGGAACTTACAGATGTCCTGGAAATCTTCAAGAGTCTCGGGAAGGCAGAGGTTGTTCCGGAACATCTGATGGATGTGGTGACCGGAATCAGCGGCTCCTCCCCCGCCTACGTATATATGTTCATAGAGGCTATGGCTGATGCAGCGGTTGCGGAAGGTATGCCAAGAGCTTTGGCTTATGAATTTTCTGCCCAGGCAGTCTTGGGTTCCGCTAAGATGGTACTGGATACCAACCAACATCCCGGAGCATTAAAGGACATGGTATGCTCGCCCGGCGGCACTACAATTGCAGCAGTATGTGAGTTAGAACGGAAAGGGATGAGAGATGCCGTGATTTCTGCGGTAAAAGTTTGTACGGAGAAGTCCAGAGAAATGGGACGAAGCTAA
- a CDS encoding aminotransferase class I/II-fold pyridoxal phosphate-dependent enzyme, whose protein sequence is MTFNNFRYLLNELAEFLLCGIRLFFQSHHTEACKIFSQLMVVQQCLWHKIFDELKINISPGRVFATDKPGWFRICYASEPAVVDEMCRRLRTLKKTPAV, encoded by the coding sequence ATGACATTCAACAATTTCCGGTATCTGTTGAATGAGCTGGCGGAATTTCTTCTGTGCGGCATAAGACTGTTCTTTCAGAGTCACCATACAGAAGCATGTAAGATTTTTTCCCAGCTTATGGTCGTCCAGCAGTGCCTCTGGCATAAAATCTTTGATGAGTTAAAGATCAATATCTCACCGGGCCGTGTATTTGCCACAGATAAGCCAGGCTGGTTCCGTATCTGTTATGCATCTGAGCCGGCCGTCGTAGATGAAATGTGCAGAAGGCTGCGCACGCTGAAAAAGACTCCGGCAGTATAG
- the malQ gene encoding 4-alpha-glucanotransferase, whose product MRTSGVLLPISALPSKYGIGSFSKEAFTFVDQLKKGGQRNWQILPLGATGYGDSPYQSFSTYAGNPYYIDLETLIEEGLLTKTECEACDFGDNPRYIDYKRIYDSRFDILRKAFGRFSPDTEFETFVMENSWWLKDYCLYMAVKNSLGGISWSQWSEELKQREAGALKEKQEELAEEIQFFRFQQYEFIKQWRALKSYANANGIRIIGDIPIYVAFDSADTWANPELFQFDEKGNPVAVAGCPPDAFSKTGQLWGNPLYRWDYHKATGFEWWIRRMKYSFTLYDTVRVDHFRGFDEYYAIPYGDATAEFGWWEKGPGLFLFQAMKEKLGTVDIIAEDLGYLTGSVLKLVRDTGYPGMKVLQFAFDSREESDYLPHNYQHNCVVYTGTHDNNTILGWLGEMAPEDRKFARHYMHNAKTARKELPWDFIRLALASVADLAVIPIQDYLCLGSEARINTPSTLGTNWKWRLLPGEIGDKLLDRMKDITKLYGRLPA is encoded by the coding sequence ATGAGAACAAGCGGTGTATTACTCCCTATTTCGGCATTGCCTTCAAAATATGGGATTGGTAGTTTTTCAAAAGAGGCTTTTACGTTTGTGGATCAGCTGAAAAAGGGAGGACAGAGGAACTGGCAGATTCTCCCTTTGGGTGCCACCGGATATGGAGACTCCCCTTATCAGTCATTCTCGACCTATGCAGGTAATCCATATTATATTGATCTGGAAACTTTAATTGAGGAGGGCCTGTTAACAAAGACGGAATGTGAGGCTTGCGATTTTGGAGATAATCCCCGGTATATTGATTATAAGAGGATATATGACAGCAGATTTGATATCTTAAGAAAGGCGTTTGGGCGGTTTTCTCCGGACACGGAGTTTGAAACATTTGTAATGGAGAACTCCTGGTGGCTGAAGGATTACTGCCTCTATATGGCGGTAAAGAACAGTCTGGGGGGGATAAGCTGGAGCCAGTGGAGTGAGGAGCTGAAGCAAAGAGAAGCCGGAGCTTTGAAAGAAAAGCAGGAGGAGCTGGCGGAGGAGATTCAGTTCTTCCGTTTTCAGCAATATGAATTTATAAAGCAATGGAGGGCGCTTAAGTCTTATGCCAATGCGAACGGAATACGCATTATCGGAGATATCCCCATCTACGTGGCATTTGACAGCGCGGATACATGGGCGAATCCGGAGCTGTTTCAGTTTGATGAGAAGGGAAATCCTGTGGCGGTGGCAGGCTGTCCCCCGGATGCATTTTCCAAAACAGGACAGCTATGGGGGAATCCGCTGTATCGCTGGGATTATCATAAGGCGACGGGATTCGAATGGTGGATTCGCCGGATGAAGTATTCCTTTACACTCTATGATACGGTGCGGGTCGATCATTTCCGGGGATTTGACGAGTATTATGCAATTCCCTATGGAGATGCCACAGCGGAGTTCGGCTGGTGGGAAAAAGGCCCGGGACTGTTCCTGTTTCAGGCTATGAAAGAAAAGCTTGGGACTGTGGATATTATTGCAGAGGATCTGGGTTATCTGACGGGGAGTGTCTTAAAACTGGTAAGGGATACAGGATATCCCGGGATGAAGGTATTGCAGTTTGCATTTGATTCAAGAGAAGAGAGTGACTATCTGCCCCATAACTACCAGCATAATTGTGTTGTATATACGGGGACGCATGATAACAACACAATACTGGGGTGGCTGGGAGAGATGGCTCCTGAGGACCGGAAGTTTGCAAGACATTATATGCACAATGCAAAAACCGCAAGGAAGGAGCTTCCCTGGGACTTTATCCGTCTGGCTCTTGCCTCGGTAGCCGACCTCGCTGTAATTCCGATACAGGATTATCTTTGCCTGGGAAGCGAAGCCAGAATTAATACGCCCTCCACACTTGGAACAAACTGGAAGTGGAGACTGCTCCCCGGCGAGATTGGTGATAAATTATTGGACAGGATGAAGGATATTACAAAGCTGTATGGGAGGCTGCCTGCGTAA
- a CDS encoding LacI family DNA-binding transcriptional regulator: protein MTIKDIAKRCKVGVSTVSRAMNDHPDINPETKAMILRVIKESNYVPNNSARNLKRSDARAIAVLIKGIGNTFFNQLLSVIEKACHDRGYSCILQRVEEGEDEIDVALKVAKEKKLRGIVFLGGNFSHPRDKMLQMEIPYVLSTIYSTDAKADDCASVSVDDFTESYKMTDYLIGLGHRRIAIITACREDESIGKLRLMGYCRALEEHGIPLDEKLVCYMEKNVDQYSFRSGYKITKELLKRDTAFTALYATSDTLAIGACRALKEEGIRVPEDCSVAGFDGMDAGEFYIPAITTIRQPVEKIALATADLLFEMIKNKEQPKRVIFDGELLVRESTAACKKTDTRVKIPFAPYII from the coding sequence ATGACAATAAAAGATATAGCTAAAAGATGTAAAGTCGGCGTCAGTACTGTATCGAGAGCGATGAATGATCACCCGGATATCAATCCTGAGACGAAGGCAATGATTCTGCGTGTCATAAAAGAATCCAACTATGTACCGAATAACAGTGCCCGCAACTTGAAGCGGTCAGATGCCAGGGCGATTGCAGTACTGATCAAGGGGATTGGGAATACGTTCTTCAATCAATTGCTAAGTGTAATTGAGAAGGCCTGTCACGACAGGGGCTATAGCTGTATCCTGCAGAGAGTGGAAGAAGGGGAGGATGAGATTGACGTGGCTCTTAAAGTTGCCAAAGAAAAGAAGCTGCGTGGGATTGTATTTCTGGGAGGAAACTTTTCACATCCCCGGGATAAGATGTTACAGATGGAAATTCCATATGTCTTAAGCACCATCTATTCTACAGATGCTAAAGCAGATGACTGCGCAAGTGTGTCGGTAGATGATTTTACAGAAAGTTATAAGATGACTGACTATCTGATTGGACTAGGGCATCGGAGAATTGCAATTATTACAGCGTGCAGGGAAGATGAAAGTATCGGTAAACTGCGCCTGATGGGCTATTGCAGGGCGTTGGAGGAACATGGGATTCCTTTGGATGAGAAGCTGGTCTGCTACATGGAAAAGAATGTGGATCAATACTCGTTCCGGTCAGGATATAAAATCACGAAAGAGTTGTTGAAACGCGATACCGCCTTTACTGCTCTGTATGCGACCTCGGATACTCTGGCGATCGGCGCCTGCAGGGCGTTGAAGGAAGAGGGAATCCGGGTACCGGAAGATTGTTCCGTGGCCGGGTTTGACGGCATGGATGCCGGAGAGTTTTATATTCCGGCCATTACAACAATCCGGCAGCCGGTGGAAAAAATCGCCCTGGCTACGGCTGATCTTTTATTTGAGATGATTAAGAACAAGGAGCAGCCAAAGCGCGTGATTTTCGACGGTGAGCTTTTAGTCCGGGAATCAACGGCTGCGTGTAAAAAAACGGATACCAGGGTCAAAATACCTTTTGCCCCTTACATTATTTAA